From a region of the Triticum aestivum cultivar Chinese Spring chromosome 7D, IWGSC CS RefSeq v2.1, whole genome shotgun sequence genome:
- the LOC123168473 gene encoding disease resistance protein RGA5, with amino-acid sequence MEVAVVASAVTGAIRTLLPKLTALLHKKYKLSGGVRKKITSLRHEMSSMSALLVTLAGLEELTPRDKDWRDKVRELSYDIEDCIDIFTHELDRHEAKGGLRRRLKKIKARYKIGHRIEELRAQVVELSNRHNRYKPDECIGSPSSRALVEVDPRLQALYVDPDSLVGIDAQKAKLIELLRMDVGDTQRLKLVAIAGFGGMGKTTLANQVYTKMKGQFDCTAFVSVSRIPNIAKILSDIYSATTDPNTNCNDERLIIDRLRNSLEDKRYLIVIDDIWTMEAWNAIKGCFLENSLGSRVITTTRFEDIAQACCSSLHGLVYRIKPLNCIDSRRLFDRRIFPLNCPEQLKTVRGGILKKCEGVPLVIISVASILACHEEVNSIEIWEKIHNHFVIYLEGHRALGWIRHVLNLGYNDLCLDLKTCMLYFSIFAEDSEIMKDDLVKRWIAEGFVTEKHGRSPHDIAESYFSELINRNMIQIANIDDCGHVLSCRVHDIMLDFIILKSTEENFVTIMNDLHCTKGCLDVRRLSLQKIKNSRCNDLVENIALTQARSFNFWGPAQSIPSVSKFQLLRVLHIVVSGDRDENYDLSCICNLFQLKYLRIVGIWCTGFLKQLRKLQHLQTLEIAHRRSEDVYLDIGELPLTLLHLIVFAKLLGDIGRMRSLICLATLAIGDIKHMEGMKGLGNLADLRELRLYVSASVWNTGGRQLSFRESLAKPQHHYVPHLRGVAICDSLLSSFSRLGSLESLIINGGLPVDVLICWSPPPRRLRRLHVQDCPFSVVPYWITQFAILRSLEIEILSMTREGIHILSQLVSLVNLRLFVRKSLPAEGVVIPGAAFPNLKGFFFRCKVPCLKFRAGATPRLQNLTVECHTRAVQRADTVLEGIEHLGSLMTCKVNIYHHDFFMATQTGGGDGPRPPSIWQALEDEVLKAINKNLGYPEP; translated from the exons AtggaggtggcggtggtggcgagcgCGGTGACCGGAGCAATAAGGACGCTCTTGCCCAAGCTCACTGCCTTGCTACACAAGAAGTACAAACTGTCTGGTGGAGTGAGGAAGAAGATCACTTCCTTGAGGCATGAGATGAGCAGCATGAGTGCTTTGCTCGTGACGCTAGCTGGGCTGGAGGAGCTAACTCCCCGAGACAAGGACTGGCGTGACAAGGTGCGCGAGCTGTCCTATGATATAGAAGACTGCATCGACATCTTCACGCATGAGCTTGATAGGCATGAAGCCAAGGGTGGACTGAGGCGCAGGCTTAAGAAGATCAAGGCGCGGTACAAGATTGGCCACCGTATTGAAGAGTTGAGGGCTCAGGTTGTCGAATTAAGCAATCGTCACAACAGATACAAGCCCGATGAGTGCATTGGTTCTCCTAGCTCTAGGGCCCTTGTGGAGGTTGACCCTCGTCTACAGGCACTCTATGTAGATCCTGATAGCCTTGTTGGCATTGATGCCCAAAAGGCGAAGCTCATCGAGTTGCTGAGGATGGATGTTGGTGATACACAACGACTTAAACTAGTAGCCATTGCTGGATTTGGAGGTATGGGCAAGACAACTCTTGCGAACCAAGTTTATACCAAGATGAAAGGCCAGTTTGATTGCACGGCCTTTGTATCGGTGTCTCGGATTCCAAATATAGCCAAGATTTTGTCAGATATATATTCGGCAACGACGGACCCAAACACCAATTGTAATGATGAGCGGCTAATCATTGACCGGCTCAGGAATAGTCTAGAAGACAAAAG ATACCTTATTGTGATTGATGATATATGGACAATGGAAGCATGGAATGCTATTAAAGGTTGCTTCTTGGAGAACAGTCTTGGCAGTAGAGTTATAACAACTACACGATTTGAAGATATAGCTCAAGCATGTTGTTCTTCTCTCCATGGCCTTGTCTACAGAATCAAACCTCTTAACTGTATTGACTCCAGAAGATTATTTGACAGAAGGATTTTTCCTCTTAATTGTCCTGAGCAACTGAAGACTGTACGTGGTGGAATTTTGAAGAAATGTGAAGGAGTGCCATTAGTCATAATTAGCGTAGCCAGCATACTGGCTTGTCATGAAGAGGTAAATTCAATAGAAATCTGGGAGAAGATACATAATCATTTTGTTATCTATTTGGAAGGACATCGTGCGTTAGGGTGGATAAGGCATGTGCTTAATCTTGGCTATAATGATTTATGCCTGGACCTTAAGACATGTATGCTATATTTTAGTATATTTGCAGAAGACTCTGAAATAATGAAGGATGATTTGGTGAAAAGATGGATTGCCGAGGGTTTTGTTACTGAAAAGCATGGTCGTAGCCCACATGATATTGCAGAAAGTTACTTCAGTGAGCTGATTAATAGAAACATGATCCAAATAGCTAATATTGATGACTGCGGGCATGTGTTGTCTTGTCGAGTCCATGATATCATGCTTGATTTTATCATACTGAAGTCCACAGAAGAAAACTTTGTCACTATAATGAATGATCTGCATTGCACGAAAGGCTGTCTGGATGTTCGCCGGTTATCcctccaaaaaataaaaaattctcGATGCAATGACCTGGTGGAAAACATAGCTCTCACCCAAGCTAGGTCATTTAACTTCTGGGGTCCTGCTCAAAGCATTCCTTCTGTTTCAAAGTTCCAACTTCTCCGAGTTCTACATATTGTTGTTTCTGGTGACAGGGATGAGAACTATGATCTGTCTTGCATTTGTAACCTGTTCCAACTGAAATATCTGAGGATTGTAGGCATTTGGTGCACGGGATTTCTCAAACAATTGCGTAAATTGCAACATCTGCAGACACTGGAGATCGCACACAGAAGAAGTGAAGATGTTTACCTAGACATTGGTGAGTTACCCTTGACGCTGTTGCATCTGATTGTCTTTGCAAAGCTACTTGGTGACATAGGAAGGATGAGATCCCTCATTTGTTTAGCTACCTTAGCAATAGGTGATATCAAACATATGGAGGGAATGAAGGGGCTCGGTAATCTGGCCGACCTAAGGGAGCTAAGGCTATATGTGAGCGCATCTGTTTGGAACACAGGTGGACGTCAACTGTCCTTTAGGGAATCCCTAGCCAAACCCCAACACCACTATGTTCCTCATCTACGTGGAGTTGCCATTTGTGATTCTCTACTATCCTCCTTCAGCAGACTCGGCAGCCTTGAATCCCTAATCATCAATGGAGGGCTCCCTGTTGATGTGTTGATTTGCTGGTCTCCACCTCCACGCCGACTCCGTAGATTACATGTGCAGGACTGCCCCTTTTCAGTGGTCCCATATTGGATCACCCAATTCGCCATCCTCAGAAGTCTGGAAATTGAAATTCTTTCCATGACAAGGGAGGGTATCCATATTCTTTCCCAGCTGGTCTCGCTGGTGAACCTCCGACTATTTGTTAGGAAGTCTCTTCCCGCAGAGGGCGTTGTCATCCCTGGTGCAGCATTTCCGAATCTTAAGGGCTTCTTCTTCAGATGTAAAGTGCCCTGTCTCAAGTTCAGGGCAGGGGCCACACCCAGGCTTCAAAATCTCACTGTGGAGTGTCACACAAGAGCAGTGCAGCGGGCTGATACTGTACTTGAAGGCATCGAGCATCTAGGGAGCCTCATGACATGCAAGGTGAACATCTACCACCATGACTTCTTCATGGCCACGCAGACTGGCGGCGGTGATGGACCAAGGCCACCTAGCATTTGGCAAGCTCTTGAGGATGAGGTCTTGAAGGCGATAAACAAGAATTTGGGGTATCCTGAACCTTAA